Genomic DNA from Methanosarcina sp. MTP4:
GCTTTAAGTTCAAATCTTCTCAAAAGAGTATGTCCATTTTCCTTTCTCTTTCAACTGGAAAAGCCCGCCTTCTGTTAACTTTTTTACGATTTCCTTTTCTTCCAGGTGGCGGTCGCTGAATGATAGGGTGCCGCCGGGTTTCAGGATACGGTGAAGCTCTTTCAGGATTTTGTCGGGCTCGCTCAGGGCGTGATAGGTGTCGTAGAAGAGAACAAGGTCAAGGCTCGAGGCCGGGAGGCCGGTATCGCAGTCGGAAAGAATGGTTTCAACGTTTTTCAGGTTCTTTTTA
This window encodes:
- a CDS encoding class I SAM-dependent methyltransferase, which produces MDEPMSDLHFHAMALMFRFRDFIKPRRKILEEVKIEPGFRILDYGCGPGGYVPAAAELAGSSGKVYALDIHPQAIEMVKDLAFKKNLKNVETILSDCDTGLPASSLDLVLFYDTYHALSEPDKILKELHRILKPGGTLSFSDRHLEEKEIVKKLTEGGLFQLKEKGKWTYSFEKI